A genomic region of Peptoniphilus sp. ING2-D1G contains the following coding sequences:
- a CDS encoding putative DegV family protein (This family of proteins is related to DegV of Bacillus subtilis and includes paralogous sets in several species (B. subtilis, Deinococcus radiodurans, Mycoplasma pneumoniae) that are closer in percent identity to each other than to most homologues from other species. This suggests both recent paralogy and diversity of function; High confidence in function and specificity), giving the protein MKYKIISDTSCDLTKEMQEKINLSYVPFKITVDSKEFIDDDNLNVRELIDTMVASDNPIKTACPSPFEYLKVFKEAEEDNIFVVTISQKLSGSYNSAKVAEEEFKKEFPNKKIYIADSKSASAGQTSVVYKLVKILENEEDFENAIEKINKTVDDNKTFFILESLENLIKNGRIKKTTGLIANILNIRPIMEEIDGEIALFEMNRGFTRSLSKLANALGNICDNMEERVLFISHVAGLEKAKFFKEKVEKLYDFKDIIIIHTKGLASGYADNGGIVIGF; this is encoded by the coding sequence ATGAAGTATAAAATAATTTCCGATACATCTTGTGATTTGACAAAAGAAATGCAGGAAAAAATCAACCTATCCTATGTTCCCTTTAAAATAACCGTTGATTCAAAAGAGTTCATAGATGACGACAATTTGAACGTAAGAGAACTTATAGATACAATGGTTGCAAGCGACAACCCGATAAAAACAGCTTGCCCTTCACCCTTTGAGTACTTAAAGGTATTTAAAGAAGCTGAAGAAGATAATATTTTTGTAGTTACAATTTCTCAAAAGCTATCGGGCTCCTATAACAGTGCGAAGGTTGCAGAGGAAGAATTCAAAAAAGAATTTCCAAACAAAAAAATATATATTGCGGATTCAAAATCAGCCAGTGCAGGACAGACTTCTGTAGTATATAAATTGGTCAAAATACTTGAAAATGAAGAAGATTTTGAGAATGCAATTGAAAAAATAAATAAAACGGTGGACGACAACAAGACCTTTTTTATATTGGAAAGTCTTGAAAATCTCATAAAGAACGGAAGAATCAAAAAAACCACAGGACTTATTGCAAACATCTTAAACATCAGACCGATAATGGAAGAAATAGATGGAGAAATTGCACTATTTGAAATGAACAGAGGATTTACCAGATCTCTTTCGAAACTTGCAAATGCTCTGGGAAATATTTGTGACAATATGGAAGAGAGAGTCCTTTTTATTTCCCATGTGGCAGGGCTTGAAAAAGCAAAATTTTTCAAGGAGAAAGTCGAGAAATTGTACGATTTCAAGGATATAATAATAATTCACACAAAGGGCTTAGCCTCGGGATATGCCGACAATGGCGGAATAGTAATAGGCTTTTAA
- a CDS encoding Hypothetical protein (High confidence in function and specificity), translated as MGTKKINKLLFEMSIPIMISMLVQALYNIVDSYFVSHINEDAFAAVSLAFPVQYMITGLAVGTAVGINALLSKSLGQKKFETANRAAENGLVLAIFHYLIFFIFGNFLSEAFFRTQTDDLKIIAYGVDYISIVTVFSMGTFIQITVERIFQSVGKTFYTMITQIFGVIINIALDPILIFGHFGVPAMGIKGAAIATVIAQISAAILSLFINYKYNDSIEIKKLKPDFKIIKEIYRVGFPSFILIAITSVTIYFMNIILSKFSSTAVAALGAYFKLRSFIFLPVFGLNNAVVPIIAYNYGARKKERAVEAVELSIKVATVIMIVGFIAIQIFAENMLMIFNASEKMIEIGVPALKTISFAYFFAGHNIVTSASFQALGNGVLSLNSSVIRQVVALLPVAYLLSLTGNLNLVWLCYPISEVVDLIYCRYYLVNFTYKKIKD; from the coding sequence ATGGGAACTAAAAAAATAAATAAACTGTTGTTTGAAATGTCCATACCTATAATGATATCCATGTTGGTTCAAGCATTGTACAACATAGTGGATTCTTATTTTGTTTCTCATATAAACGAAGATGCCTTTGCTGCAGTATCTTTAGCGTTCCCTGTCCAATACATGATTACAGGACTTGCCGTTGGGACAGCTGTCGGAATAAACGCTCTGCTCTCGAAATCTCTGGGACAGAAAAAGTTTGAGACGGCAAATAGAGCTGCTGAAAACGGATTGGTTTTGGCAATTTTCCACTATTTGATATTTTTTATTTTCGGAAATTTTCTTTCTGAAGCATTTTTCAGGACACAGACAGATGATTTGAAGATAATAGCCTATGGCGTCGATTATATTTCAATAGTTACTGTTTTTTCCATGGGAACTTTTATTCAAATAACTGTGGAGAGAATTTTTCAATCGGTGGGCAAGACATTTTACACAATGATAACTCAAATCTTCGGAGTAATAATAAATATAGCGCTTGATCCGATTTTGATCTTCGGACATTTCGGAGTGCCGGCAATGGGAATAAAGGGGGCGGCAATTGCAACTGTAATTGCACAGATATCTGCGGCGATACTGAGTTTGTTTATAAATTATAAATATAATGATTCTATAGAAATAAAGAAACTCAAACCGGATTTTAAAATAATAAAGGAGATATACAGAGTTGGATTTCCCAGTTTTATTCTCATAGCCATAACATCCGTCACAATTTACTTCATGAACATTATACTAAGTAAATTTTCATCTACGGCAGTGGCGGCATTGGGAGCGTATTTTAAGCTTAGATCCTTTATTTTTTTACCTGTCTTCGGGCTCAACAATGCAGTGGTACCCATAATTGCTTACAATTACGGCGCAAGGAAAAAAGAACGTGCAGTGGAGGCGGTGGAGCTTTCGATAAAAGTTGCCACAGTTATAATGATTGTGGGATTTATAGCTATACAGATTTTTGCAGAAAATATGCTGATGATTTTTAATGCTTCTGAAAAGATGATAGAAATAGGTGTGCCCGCTTTAAAAACCATATCCTTCGCATATTTTTTTGCAGGACACAATATAGTTACAAGTGCGAGTTTTCAAGCCTTGGGAAACGGAGTACTGTCTCTTAATTCTTCTGTCATCAGACAGGTTGTAGCTCTTTTGCCTGTCGCCTATTTGTTGTCTCTTACCGGCAATTTAAATCTTGTGTGGCTTTGTTATCCCATATCTGAAGTTGTAGATCTCATATATTGCAGATATTACTTAGTCAATTTCACATACAAGAAAATCAAAGACTAA
- the tuf2 gene encoding Elongation factor Tu (This protein promotes the GTP-dependent binding of aminoacyl-tRNA to the A-site of ribosomes during protein biosynthesis; High confidence in function and specificity), whose protein sequence is MAKAKFERTKPHVNIGTIGHVDHGKTTLTAAITLVMNKRYGGGEFVDYAHIDKAPEERERGITISTSHVEYETPNRHYAHVDCPGHADYVKNMITGAAQMDGAILVVSAADGPMPQTREHILLARQVGVPQIVVFLNKEDQVDDEELIELVEMEVRDLLSEYDFDGDNTPIVVGSALKALEDPDGEWGDKIVKLMEEVDAYIPEPVRDVDHPFLMPVEDIFSITGRGTVATGRIERGTVKVGDNVEVVGLTDEKRTVVVTGVEMFKKQLDDARAGDNIGALLRGVQRSEIERGQVLAAPNSIKPHTKFQAEVYVLTKEEGGRHTPFFNGYRPQFYFRTTDVTGDIQLPEGVEMVMPGDNATFTVDLITPIAMDEGLRFAIREGGRTVASGVVTKLL, encoded by the coding sequence ATGGCAAAAGCTAAATTTGAAAGAACCAAACCCCACGTAAACATAGGGACAATAGGACACGTAGACCACGGAAAAACAACACTGACAGCAGCAATAACCCTTGTAATGAACAAAAGATACGGCGGAGGAGAATTCGTAGACTACGCCCACATAGACAAAGCCCCGGAAGAAAGAGAAAGAGGAATCACCATCTCAACCTCACACGTAGAATACGAAACACCAAACAGACACTACGCCCACGTAGACTGCCCGGGACACGCCGACTACGTAAAGAACATGATAACAGGCGCAGCACAAATGGACGGAGCAATCCTTGTAGTATCAGCAGCAGACGGACCAATGCCCCAAACAAGAGAACACATACTATTAGCAAGACAAGTAGGCGTACCCCAAATAGTAGTATTCCTAAACAAAGAAGACCAAGTAGATGACGAAGAACTAATCGAATTAGTAGAAATGGAAGTAAGAGACCTACTATCAGAATACGACTTTGACGGAGACAACACCCCAATCGTAGTAGGAAGCGCCCTAAAAGCCTTAGAAGACCCGGACGGAGAATGGGGAGACAAAATAGTAAAACTGATGGAAGAAGTAGACGCATATATTCCCGAACCGGTAAGAGACGTAGACCATCCCTTCCTAATGCCCGTAGAAGACATCTTCTCAATCACAGGAAGAGGAACAGTAGCAACAGGAAGAATCGAAAGAGGCACAGTAAAAGTAGGCGACAACGTAGAAGTAGTAGGCCTAACAGACGAAAAAAGAACAGTAGTAGTAACCGGAGTAGAAATGTTTAAAAAACAATTAGACGACGCAAGAGCCGGAGACAACATAGGAGCCCTACTAAGAGGAGTACAAAGAAGCGAAATCGAAAGAGGGCAAGTCTTAGCAGCCCCCAACTCAATAAAACCCCACACAAAATTCCAAGCAGAAGTATACGTACTGACAAAAGAAGAAGGCGGAAGACACACCCCATTCTTCAACGGTTACAGACCACAATTCTACTTCAGAACAACAGACGTAACAGGCGACATCCAACTACCCGAAGGAGTAGAAATGGTAATGCCCGGAGACAACGCAACCTTCACAGTAGACCTGATCACACCCATAGCAATGGACGAAGGCTTAAGATTTGCAATAAGAGAAGGCGGAAGAACAGTAGCATCAGGAGTAGTAACAAAATTACTATAA
- a CDS encoding hypothetical protein (High confidence in function and specificity), whose translation MIIINTHTKNKRKSLSSKAYNYIKEKIVSGELKDGDIITEKNIGEALHMSRTPVKRAITQLELESYLKSMDGIGTRIIGLSIKDLKDIYEVRTNLETLALKSSFSNIKKEDIEKIKSDLKKIKKLYDENAEPEPELLAEVDDAFHSLITENTTNDYVKSLVESIDLKLERYTVAAYKWTNTGEEATRQHMNILKEIEIGNYETANKYLKDHINWSLDILNEALNKKNRPANL comes from the coding sequence GTGATAATTATAAATACACATACAAAGAACAAGAGAAAATCTCTTTCAAGTAAAGCGTACAACTATATAAAAGAAAAAATTGTTTCAGGAGAGTTAAAAGACGGAGATATAATCACAGAAAAAAACATAGGTGAAGCTTTGCATATGAGCAGAACCCCTGTGAAAAGAGCTATCACTCAACTGGAATTGGAATCCTATTTAAAATCCATGGACGGCATAGGTACTAGAATAATCGGTCTGTCCATAAAGGACTTGAAAGATATATATGAAGTCAGAACTAATTTAGAGACACTGGCTCTTAAAAGCTCCTTTAGTAATATCAAAAAAGAAGATATCGAAAAAATTAAATCCGATTTGAAAAAAATAAAAAAACTCTATGACGAAAACGCAGAACCTGAACCGGAGCTTCTGGCAGAGGTGGATGATGCCTTTCACAGTCTAATCACTGAAAATACCACTAACGACTATGTGAAAAGTCTCGTGGAATCTATTGACTTGAAATTAGAAAGATACACCGTTGCAGCATATAAATGGACAAACACCGGTGAAGAAGCTACTCGACAACACATGAATATATTAAAAGAGATAGAAATCGGAAACTACGAAACAGCAAACAAATATTTAAAAGATCATATAAACTGGTCCTTGGATATCTTAAATGAAGCTTTAAACAAAAAAAATCGACCTGCAAATCTGTAG
- a CDS encoding LYSR family transcriptional regulatory protein (The structure of this domain is known and is; High confidence in function and specificity) yields the protein MFQYREYIYEIYKKKSFSKAAKSLYISQPALSNVVKKVEDELNVTLFDRSTSPIKLTTAGEYYIQAVEKVMKIEDETKRHLNTISENSKNSVYVCCSTFFCFHVMPEIINIFKQSNPEISVRLIEVNANEFEECVNSGFADIGITVDDINKEKFKIYDWVEENIVLAVPGGFEINKKLKEYMLSYEDLKSGAYLSDKYPAVSLSQFSKEPFLFLKRGNDMYTRGLNMCKDAGFYPNILMYMDQYQTSYALAKQGRGIIFTRDSIVKYESPTDDLAFYKIDDINAKRKIRIFRSKKSEINSAQKFIDYLTK from the coding sequence ATGTTTCAATACAGAGAATATATTTATGAAATTTATAAAAAGAAAAGTTTTTCAAAAGCGGCAAAATCACTTTATATTTCTCAACCGGCTCTTAGCAATGTAGTAAAAAAAGTGGAAGATGAATTAAACGTAACTCTATTTGACAGGAGTACTTCTCCGATTAAATTAACCACTGCCGGAGAATATTACATTCAAGCCGTTGAAAAGGTCATGAAGATAGAGGATGAAACCAAAAGACATTTAAACACCATTTCCGAGAACTCGAAAAATTCCGTATATGTATGTTGTTCAACTTTTTTCTGCTTCCATGTGATGCCTGAAATCATAAATATTTTTAAACAATCTAATCCGGAAATCTCCGTAAGGTTGATAGAAGTCAATGCAAATGAATTTGAAGAGTGTGTAAATTCAGGATTTGCCGATATTGGAATTACAGTAGATGATATAAATAAAGAAAAGTTTAAAATATATGATTGGGTTGAAGAAAATATAGTACTTGCAGTTCCCGGCGGATTTGAGATAAATAAAAAGTTAAAGGAATATATGTTAAGCTACGAAGATTTAAAAAGCGGAGCATATCTTTCGGATAAATATCCTGCCGTGAGTTTGTCACAATTTTCAAAGGAGCCCTTTCTTTTTCTAAAAAGAGGAAATGACATGTACACTCGCGGGTTGAATATGTGCAAGGACGCAGGTTTTTATCCGAATATTTTGATGTACATGGATCAATATCAAACCTCCTATGCTTTGGCAAAACAAGGAAGAGGAATTATATTTACAAGGGACAGCATTGTAAAATATGAATCGCCGACAGATGATTTGGCCTTTTATAAGATAGATGATATAAATGCCAAGCGCAAGATAAGAATTTTTCGCAGTAAAAAATCAGAGATAAATTCGGCACAAAAATTTATTGATTACTTGACTAAATAA
- the glmM gene encoding Phosphoglucosamine mutase (Catalyzes the conversion of glucosamine-6-phosphate to glucosamine-1-phosphate; High confidence in function and specificity) yields MGKLFGTDGIRGIANLELTPELAYKVGRAAGYVLAKERRGKVLIGRDTRFSGDLLESALASGLMSIGIDVELAGVIPTPAVAYLTRTGDYLAGVVISASHNPFEYNGIKFFSSEGYKLPDEVENRIEQHIFSDTKLYKTATGDELGRVTKGINLKEEYSNYLKNLINIDLTGMKIAIDTGNGALFEIAEPLLKSMGAEVFVINNQPDGKNINDKCGSTNPDLICEFVKSKKADIGMSFDGDADRIIAVDEKGEIVDGDHMLAICAMNLKKGGKLRGNTVVGTVMSNIGLTRYLESIGVDLIHTKVGDRYVLEEMIKNGYVLGGEQSGHIIFLDYNTTGDGLATGLHLLEVIKATGKKLSELNALMKTYPQVLINAKVRNDLKNKYMEFDDIREKIEKIEEEFDGKGRVVIRPSGTESKVRVMIEGEDEEVLKKYAQDLAQYIEKRLN; encoded by the coding sequence ATGGGAAAATTATTCGGAACAGACGGAATAAGAGGGATAGCAAATCTTGAACTCACACCCGAGCTTGCATACAAAGTGGGAAGAGCTGCGGGATATGTGCTTGCAAAGGAAAGAAGAGGAAAGGTTTTAATAGGCAGAGATACGAGATTTTCAGGAGATTTGCTGGAGTCTGCTCTTGCAAGCGGCTTGATGTCCATAGGCATAGATGTCGAACTTGCAGGAGTTATTCCGACACCGGCTGTGGCGTACCTTACAAGAACCGGAGATTATCTTGCCGGAGTTGTAATTTCCGCATCGCATAATCCCTTTGAATATAACGGAATAAAATTCTTTTCCAGCGAGGGATACAAGCTTCCCGATGAAGTGGAAAACAGAATAGAGCAACATATTTTTTCAGATACAAAGTTGTATAAAACTGCCACGGGAGATGAATTGGGAAGAGTTACCAAAGGAATCAATCTAAAGGAGGAGTATTCAAATTACCTGAAAAATTTGATAAATATTGATTTAACCGGAATGAAAATTGCCATAGATACAGGAAATGGTGCACTTTTTGAAATTGCAGAGCCACTTTTAAAATCCATGGGAGCGGAGGTATTTGTAATAAATAATCAACCTGATGGCAAAAACATAAATGACAAGTGCGGTTCCACAAATCCCGATTTGATCTGTGAATTTGTAAAAAGCAAAAAAGCGGATATAGGAATGAGTTTTGATGGAGATGCCGACAGGATTATCGCCGTTGACGAAAAGGGCGAGATAGTAGATGGAGATCACATGCTCGCAATATGTGCAATGAACTTGAAAAAAGGGGGAAAGCTAAGGGGCAATACAGTAGTGGGTACGGTAATGTCAAACATAGGACTTACAAGGTATTTGGAAAGCATAGGGGTCGACTTAATCCACACGAAAGTAGGCGACAGATACGTATTGGAAGAAATGATTAAAAACGGATATGTGCTCGGGGGAGAACAATCGGGACATATAATATTTTTAGATTACAATACCACAGGAGACGGACTCGCTACAGGGCTTCACTTATTGGAGGTAATAAAGGCAACAGGGAAAAAACTGTCAGAATTAAATGCCTTGATGAAGACCTATCCTCAAGTTTTGATAAATGCAAAGGTGAGAAATGACCTTAAAAACAAATACATGGAATTTGATGATATCAGAGAAAAAATAGAAAAAATTGAGGAAGAATTTGACGGAAAGGGTAGAGTTGTAATAAGACCGTCAGGAACAGAAAGTAAAGTAAGAGTTATGATTGAGGGAGAGGATGAAGAAGTGTTGAAAAAATATGCTCAAGACCTCGCTCAATATATTGAAAAAAGACTTAACTAA
- a CDS encoding acetyl-CoA carboxylase, biotin carboxyl carrier protein (This model is designed to identify biotin carboxyl carrier protein as a peptide of acetyl-CoA carboxylase. Scoring below the trusted cutoff is a related protein encoded in a region associated with polyketide synthesis in the prokaryote Saccharopolyspora hirsuta, and a reported chloroplast-encoded biotin carboxyl carrier protein that may be highly derived from the last common ancestral sequence. Scoring below the noise cutoff are biotin carboxyl carrier domains of other enzymes such as pyruvate carboxylase.The gene name is accB or fabE. [Fatty acid and phospholipid metabolism, Biosynthesis]; Family membership): MEKFFEITEKLVKLFENSQCSSFNVSFEDFSLDLKKEASEVVQRAQVAENKGQKEEVEDNLVNIKAPIVGVFYSASSPGEKNLALVGDYVKKGDTLCILESMKIMNEIKSPCDGIVVEICCENEDFVEYDQVLMKIEKNSE; the protein is encoded by the coding sequence ATGGAAAAATTTTTTGAAATTACGGAGAAGCTTGTAAAGCTTTTTGAAAATTCTCAGTGCAGTTCTTTTAATGTGAGTTTTGAAGATTTCAGTTTGGATTTAAAAAAAGAGGCGAGCGAAGTCGTACAGAGAGCACAAGTAGCTGAAAACAAGGGCCAAAAAGAAGAGGTAGAAGATAATTTAGTCAATATTAAGGCACCTATAGTAGGAGTTTTTTATTCAGCTTCAAGTCCCGGAGAGAAAAATTTAGCTTTAGTGGGAGATTATGTGAAAAAGGGAGATACTCTTTGCATTTTGGAATCCATGAAGATAATGAATGAAATAAAATCTCCTTGTGACGGAATAGTCGTGGAAATATGCTGTGAAAATGAAGATTTTGTAGAGTATGACCAAGTGTTGATGAAGATAGAAAAGAATAGTGAGTAA
- the accC1 gene encoding Acetyl-CoA carboxylase, biotin carboxylase (ATP + biotin-[carboxyl-carrier-protein] + HCO(3)(-) <=> ADP + phosphate + carboxy-biotin-[carboxyl-carrier-protein]; High confidence in function and specificity), translating to MLKKILIANRGEIALSISRNCRELGIETVVVYSEADKDQPAVFFSDESYCLGPARSGDSYLNKDALITIALKTGCDAIHPGYGFLSENADFAEQVEKSGLVFIGPDSDVIKLMGDKIEAKKLVDLHGIPTVPGKNEVIKSEQHLMKSAIELGYPVLLKASGGGGGKGMRRVNSEKELVEAWNVTKREAAVSFLNDSIYVEKFIENPRHVEVQILADNFGNVVHLYERDCSIQRNNQKIIEESPCDFVEKELLEKMYKAAIDCAKACNYTGVGTVEFIVKDGKFYFMEMNTRLQVEYAVTEMITGINIIKEQIRIASGLKLSFDQSQIKKEGHAIEFRINAQNPINGFSPDCGKVNFYFTPGGKDTRVETFLYTGIEISPFYDSMLGKILVFDKTRLKAIKKMRRAIEETVIDGINTNLGFGYAIFHEKDFIRGNINTNYIRNQEEQLVEQMKAVEAKRDQWEV from the coding sequence ATGCTAAAAAAAATATTAATTGCAAATCGTGGAGAAATAGCTTTAAGTATTTCCAGAAACTGTAGAGAGTTGGGAATTGAAACCGTGGTTGTTTATTCTGAAGCGGATAAGGACCAACCTGCAGTATTTTTTTCAGATGAGTCATATTGCTTAGGGCCTGCAAGAAGTGGGGATTCTTACTTAAATAAGGATGCTTTAATAACAATTGCTTTAAAAACAGGCTGTGATGCAATTCATCCGGGGTATGGATTTTTGTCTGAAAATGCAGATTTTGCAGAACAGGTGGAAAAATCCGGACTTGTTTTTATAGGGCCGGACTCGGATGTAATCAAACTCATGGGAGATAAAATAGAAGCGAAAAAATTAGTTGATTTGCATGGAATTCCAACAGTACCGGGGAAAAACGAAGTTATCAAATCGGAACAACATCTTATGAAGAGTGCCATAGAGTTGGGATATCCTGTCCTTTTAAAGGCCTCCGGCGGCGGAGGAGGAAAGGGGATGCGCAGAGTAAATAGTGAAAAAGAGCTTGTAGAAGCTTGGAATGTTACTAAGAGGGAAGCTGCCGTTTCTTTTTTGAATGACTCTATTTATGTGGAAAAATTTATTGAGAACCCGAGACATGTGGAAGTACAAATTTTGGCAGATAATTTTGGAAATGTAGTTCATTTATATGAAAGAGATTGTAGCATTCAACGAAACAACCAAAAGATAATTGAAGAGAGTCCTTGTGATTTTGTAGAGAAAGAGCTTCTCGAAAAAATGTACAAGGCAGCCATTGATTGTGCCAAGGCATGTAACTATACAGGTGTGGGAACTGTTGAATTCATAGTTAAAGACGGAAAATTTTACTTTATGGAAATGAATACTCGTCTTCAAGTTGAATATGCAGTAACTGAAATGATTACAGGAATAAACATAATCAAGGAGCAGATAAGAATAGCTTCGGGGCTAAAGCTTTCCTTTGATCAGTCTCAAATAAAAAAAGAGGGACATGCCATTGAGTTCAGGATAAATGCACAGAATCCTATCAACGGATTCAGCCCTGATTGTGGGAAAGTGAATTTTTACTTTACACCCGGTGGCAAAGACACAAGAGTGGAAACTTTTCTTTATACGGGAATAGAAATTTCACCCTTTTATGATTCTATGTTAGGTAAGATTTTGGTATTTGACAAGACCAGACTTAAAGCCATAAAAAAGATGAGAAGAGCAATAGAAGAGACCGTAATCGATGGAATTAATACAAATTTGGGATTTGGATACGCCATATTTCACGAAAAGGATTTTATCAGAGGCAATATCAATACAAATTACATTAGAAATCAGGAAGAACAATTGGTAGAACAGATGAAAGCGGTTGAGGCGAAACGAGATCAATGGGAAGTTTAA
- the gloA gene encoding lactoylglutathione lyase (Glyoxalase I (EC) catalyzes the first step of the glyoxal pathway. S-lactoylglutathione is then converted by glyoxalase II to lactic acid. Glyoxalase I is an ubiquitous enzyme which binds one mole of zinc per subunit. The bacterial and yeast enzymes are monomeric while the mammalian one is homodimeric. The sequence of glyoxalase I is well conserved; High confidence in function and specificity) — translation MKYAHTCIRIADLDASIKFYKEALGYEVTRTKDFPDAKFTLVYLALPGDKSELELTYNYDEGPYDLGNGYGHIALLTPDLKQFHEKLKKEGYEVTDLKGLEPGKERFFFIKDPDGYNIEIVIDD, via the coding sequence ATGAAGTATGCACACACTTGTATAAGAATTGCCGATTTAGATGCTTCCATAAAATTTTATAAAGAAGCGTTGGGCTATGAAGTTACGAGAACTAAAGATTTTCCTGATGCTAAGTTTACATTGGTCTACTTGGCGCTTCCGGGAGATAAATCGGAACTTGAGCTGACTTATAATTACGATGAAGGTCCTTACGATTTGGGAAACGGATATGGTCATATAGCTCTTCTTACTCCTGATTTAAAGCAGTTTCATGAAAAACTGAAAAAAGAAGGATATGAAGTTACGGATTTAAAGGGTCTTGAACCCGGAAAAGAAAGGTTTTTCTTCATTAAAGATCCTGACGGATACAATATAGAAATTGTCATTGACGACTAA